In Deferribacterota bacterium, the following are encoded in one genomic region:
- a CDS encoding IspD/TarI family cytidylyltransferase, whose translation MKIDAIIPAGGLGLRFSNNVKKQFYKVLDREVIYYTVDRLTKSYNFNKIIIGASIKDYETVKYIMALLSINNYFIVEAGNIRQRTVLNCLKESSSDYVLVHDAVRPVVTRKIVEDTVNAAIKYKAALCGLKLRDALKKIDKTTNRVIENLDRSNYILVHTPQVYKKELLLEALMKVEELKKIVYDEAEAFFYIKKDVFFVESAYYNVKITYRDDMPLLEYYLKNIPV comes from the coding sequence AAAAAAGCAGTTTTATAAAGTTCTAGATAGAGAAGTTATTTATTACACTGTTGATAGGCTAACAAAGAGTTATAACTTTAACAAAATTATAATTGGGGCATCAATTAAAGACTATGAAACAGTAAAATATATAATGGCATTACTTAGTATTAATAATTATTTTATTGTTGAAGCTGGTAATATAAGGCAAAGAACGGTTCTTAATTGTTTAAAGGAAAGTAGTTCAGATTATGTTCTTGTGCATGATGCTGTAAGACCAGTAGTTACAAGGAAGATTGTAGAAGATACGGTTAATGCCGCCATAAAATATAAAGCTGCTCTGTGTGGATTAAAGCTAAGGGATGCACTAAAAAAGATTGATAAAACTACTAATAGGGTTATTGAAAATTTGGATAGAAGCAATTATATTTTAGTTCACACTCCACAGGTATATAAAAAAGAACTATTACTTGAAGCTTTGATGAAAGTTGAAGAGTTAAAAAAAATTGTTTATGATGAGGCAGAGGCTTTTTTTTATATAAAAAAGGATGTATTTTTTGTTGAATCAGCTTATTATAATGTGAAAATAACCTATAGGGATGATATGCCTTTACTAGAATATTATTTAAAAAATATACCAGTTTAG
- a CDS encoding site-2 protease family protein, translating to MDPDLSKFIRDLTIAIVPFLFAVTIHEFSHGYAAYKLGDNTAKLAGRLTLNPFAHIDILGLLCLLITRLFGWAKPVPINFYNLKNKKYGVLIVAAAGPVANFLTAIISAILFKLIITLSFDSMTLFRIFEALAYMLQFSVMINVALGIFNLIPILPLDGGRILESLLPYDKAIKFSKLEPYGLIFVILLLIINNHNNFLGNIIYFFVRILI from the coding sequence ATGGATCCAGATTTAAGTAAATTTATTAGAGATTTAACTATTGCAATTGTGCCCTTTCTTTTTGCTGTAACAATTCATGAGTTTTCTCATGGCTATGCAGCATATAAATTAGGTGATAATACAGCTAAATTGGCGGGGCGCTTAACGCTTAATCCTTTTGCTCATATCGATATATTAGGTTTATTATGTTTATTAATAACGAGGCTCTTTGGTTGGGCAAAGCCTGTTCCAATTAATTTTTATAATTTAAAGAATAAAAAATATGGGGTTTTAATAGTTGCTGCCGCTGGACCTGTTGCTAACTTTCTAACGGCAATAATCTCAGCTATACTCTTTAAGCTTATAATAACCTTATCTTTTGACAGTATGACTCTATTTAGAATATTTGAGGCCCTTGCATATATGTTGCAGTTTTCTGTAATGATTAATGTTGCATTAGGTATTTTTAACCTAATTCCTATATTACCCTTAGATGGGGGTAGAATTTTAGAGAGTTTACTACCTTACGATAAAGCTATTAAGTTTAGCAAGTTAGAGCCCTATGGCCTTATATTTGTCATTTTACTTTTAATTATAAATAACCATAATAATTTTCTTGGTAATATTATATATTTTTTTGTAAGAATTTTAATATAA
- the trpS gene encoding tryptophan--tRNA ligase, whose protein sequence is MSIVLSGMRPTGRLHIGHYFGAIQNWVYLQDKYECYYFVADWHALTTNYEDTSNIKKYSREMVIDFFASGLSLDKSNIFIQSKNPYHAELFLILSMITPISWLERCPTYKEMKSELGKVGKQLSNFGFLGYPVLMASDILLYNAEYVPVGIDQQAHLELTRETARHFNNIFEDDVFNLPQPLITKNPKLPGIDGRKMSKSYNNAIWLDEDLDSVKKKILTMKTDTNRKRRTDPGNPFICPVFDYHRVFSTEEEKNLIIDGCKNAKIGCIDCKKILLKHLLEFLSDFQEKRRVISNNYRDFDLDDIISKGQEKACDRARKMIDIVRKVIKF, encoded by the coding sequence ATGAGCATTGTATTAAGTGGGATGAGACCAACTGGAAGACTTCATATAGGACATTATTTTGGTGCTATCCAAAACTGGGTGTATTTACAAGATAAATATGAATGTTATTACTTTGTTGCAGATTGGCATGCTCTAACAACTAACTATGAAGATACATCAAATATAAAAAAATATTCAAGGGAGATGGTAATAGACTTTTTTGCCTCAGGTCTATCCTTGGATAAATCAAATATATTTATACAATCAAAGAACCCCTATCACGCTGAGTTATTTCTAATACTTTCTATGATCACACCTATTAGTTGGTTAGAGAGGTGTCCCACATATAAAGAAATGAAATCTGAGTTAGGCAAAGTTGGTAAGCAATTGTCTAATTTTGGTTTTCTTGGTTATCCAGTACTTATGGCTTCAGATATTTTATTATATAATGCTGAATATGTTCCAGTCGGCATTGATCAACAAGCACATTTAGAATTGACAAGAGAGACTGCAAGGCATTTTAACAATATCTTTGAAGATGATGTATTTAATTTACCTCAACCATTAATTACTAAAAACCCAAAGTTACCAGGTATTGATGGAAGAAAAATGAGTAAATCTTATAACAACGCAATATGGTTAGATGAGGATTTAGATAGTGTAAAGAAAAAGATACTTACAATGAAAACTGATACAAATAGAAAAAGAAGGACTGATCCTGGTAATCCCTTTATATGCCCAGTTTTTGACTATCACAGGGTATTCTCTACTGAAGAAGAGAAAAATTTAATTATAGATGGATGTAAAAATGCTAAAATTGGTTGTATAGATTGTAAAAAAATCTTATTGAAACATTTATTGGAATTCCTATCAGATTTTCAAGAAAAGAGAAGGGTTATTTCAAATAATTATAGGGATTTTGATTTAGATGATATAATCAGTAAAGGACAAGAAAAAGCGTGTGATAGAGCTAGGAAGATGATAGATATTGTTAGGAAGGTAATAAAATTTTGA
- a CDS encoding ScpA family protein, producing MNVLEVKLENFEGPLDLLIYLIKKNRMSIYEISIVKIADQFLETVQRASFIYLEKAADFLNLATYLIYLKSKMLLPVDNYSNDDIDIEEGKFSLTQRLLEYSFYKDVATYFDKLENRSKKFLRRNKIISVDKSCEKIYDAYTLANFYFPLIDKKEINITFSKEKIDFREVVERIKDIVFKKGDIIFSEIIHSNMNRLEIVVSFMAMLELVKLRFISAVQRYPFGDIYIKNNKYG from the coding sequence TTGAATGTTTTAGAGGTTAAATTAGAAAATTTTGAGGGACCACTAGATTTGTTGATATATTTGATCAAAAAAAACAGAATGAGTATTTATGAAATTTCTATTGTCAAAATAGCTGATCAGTTTCTAGAGACAGTTCAAAGAGCTAGCTTTATCTATTTAGAAAAAGCAGCTGATTTTTTAAACTTAGCCACCTATTTAATATATTTAAAATCTAAGATGTTGTTGCCAGTGGATAATTATAGCAATGATGATATTGATATAGAGGAGGGCAAATTTAGTTTAACCCAAAGACTGCTAGAGTATTCATTTTATAAGGATGTAGCTACTTATTTTGATAAACTAGAAAATAGGAGTAAAAAGTTTTTAAGAAGGAATAAAATAATCTCAGTTGATAAAAGTTGTGAAAAAATTTATGATGCCTATACATTAGCCAATTTTTATTTTCCATTGATCGACAAAAAAGAGATTAATATTACTTTTAGTAAGGAAAAGATAGATTTTAGAGAAGTAGTTGAGAGGATTAAAGATATAGTATTTAAAAAAGGGGATATTATATTTAGTGAAATTATACATAGTAATATGAATAGATTAGAGATTGTTGTTTCCTTTATGGCTATGTTAGAATTGGTTAAGCTGCGTTTTATATCAGCAGTACAAAGATATCCCTTTGGAGATATTTATATAAAAAATAATAAATATGGATAA
- the scpB gene encoding SMC-Scp complex subunit ScpB: MDNEYKIFYALLFLSGEVVPKKELLNYLDKFDIDNRLSRYADYFNGLDLGLVILNIGEGYQMVVDENLYDKCRPFVNGPEEKLTRAAREVVAIIAYNQPITRQEIEYIRGVNSAVIIKNLLEKDLIKVAGRKDVIGKPLMYSVSKKFYTYFGLNNLDDLPTMEEWKELKE, translated from the coding sequence ATGGATAATGAGTATAAAATATTTTACGCACTCCTTTTTTTATCAGGCGAGGTAGTTCCAAAGAAAGAGTTATTAAATTATTTAGATAAGTTTGATATAGATAACAGACTATCTAGATATGCTGATTATTTTAATGGCCTTGATTTGGGTTTGGTAATTTTAAATATTGGCGAAGGTTATCAGATGGTTGTAGATGAAAACCTGTATGATAAATGCAGGCCTTTTGTAAATGGGCCTGAAGAAAAACTAACTAGGGCTGCGAGAGAAGTAGTAGCAATTATTGCATATAATCAACCTATAACAAGACAAGAAATAGAATACATTAGAGGGGTTAATTCAGCTGTTATAATAAAAAATTTATTAGAAAAGGATTTAATAAAAGTAGCTGGTAGAAAGGATGTAATTGGTAAGCCCCTTATGTATTCAGTTAGTAAAAAATTTTACACATACTTTGGTTTAAATAATTTAGACGATTTACCAACTATGGAAGAATGGAAGGAATTGAAAGAATAA
- a CDS encoding pseudouridine synthase yields MEGIERIIRLNKYIAKSGLYSRRQADSLVFNGAVSLNGVTVFDPSIKVKENIDKVFVNDQALNCDKEIFIKFYKPINVLSSYVSQGDKKNLGFYKPFDKMRLAYAGRLDYKSEGLMLFCNCGDIINRLLLPINNIEREYIVYVDRALNNNEINKLREGIIFKDITYRGALVYKIGNLKYRVIIKEGKKREVRNMFKYFNVNVKKLIRIRFGEIKLGSLLPGKFKFLDNKEVNFLKNV; encoded by the coding sequence ATGGAAGGAATTGAAAGAATAATAAGATTAAACAAATATATTGCCAAATCTGGTTTATATTCAAGGAGGCAAGCAGATAGTTTGGTATTTAATGGTGCTGTTAGTCTTAATGGTGTAACAGTATTTGATCCATCTATTAAGGTAAAAGAGAATATTGATAAGGTTTTTGTTAATGACCAGGCTTTAAATTGCGATAAAGAAATTTTTATAAAATTTTATAAACCTATAAATGTTTTATCAAGTTATGTTAGCCAAGGAGATAAAAAAAATTTAGGCTTTTACAAGCCTTTTGATAAGATGAGATTAGCATATGCGGGTAGGCTTGATTATAAGAGTGAAGGATTAATGCTTTTCTGTAATTGTGGGGATATAATTAATAGATTGCTCTTACCAATAAATAATATTGAGAGGGAATATATTGTTTATGTTGATAGGGCTTTAAATAACAATGAAATTAATAAGTTAAGGGAAGGGATAATATTTAAAGATATAACATATAGAGGCGCTTTGGTTTATAAAATTGGCAATTTAAAATACAGGGTAATAATAAAAGAGGGCAAAAAAAGAGAAGTAAGAAATATGTTTAAATATTTTAATGTAAATGTTAAGAAACTAATTAGAATTAGATTTGGTGAAATTAAGTTGGGCTCTCTTTTGCCAGGTAAATTTAAATTCTTAGATAATAAGGAGGTTAATTTTTTAAAAAATGTATGA